From the genome of Malus sylvestris chromosome 13, drMalSylv7.2, whole genome shotgun sequence:
CTTGTTAAAACCctgcttggaaaaacccagtgggaaaaaaaccatagcaaaggaaaaagagtacaactttacttGGGTGGTGTTGAGCATGCTtaagttgcctcgttaaaaccttaacaggaaaaacccaatgggaaaaaatCCTCATCGAAGGAAAAaaagtacaacatgcatgtatcatggatgctccccctgaattgtatctccccctgattctgcattcttcaaatttgtaagTCGACGTAATCCAATTCCTTGCACTAACTTCTAaaatgtgcactttggtagagatttagtgaacaagtctgctaaattttcattggaatggatttgtctgacttcaataactttagccttctgaagctcatgtgcactgaaaaatcttagagatatgtgtttagtcttatcacccTTGATGAGTCATTCCTTCATCTGGACGACACAGGTTGtattatcttcatggatgacagttggagtgtctgtctttgaaggtagatCACATGAATTCCAgatgtgatggatcattgatcttaaccaagaacattcacgacttgcttcatgtaaagcaattatTTCTGAGTCattggaagatgtagcaactagcgtttgcttcgtTGATCaccatgaaattgcagtatctccattagtgaacacatatccattttgtgagcgggctttatgcggatcggagagaaaaccagcatttgcgtatccaacaaggatctgttcatttgtgggcttgtctgagtagaagagacccatatctgttgtcccacgaaggtatcgtagAACATCTTTAACTTCCTTCCAATGACGAATGGTTGGAGCATAGCTGtacctggctaacaagttaactgaaaaagctatatttggtctagtacattgtgctaaatacaataaagcacttATTGagctcaaatatggtacttctggaccaaggaccagttcatcatcttcttttggacataatggatctttcttaatgtccaaagaacGAACAACCATTTgggtgctaagtggataagccttgtccatgccaaataGCTTCAGTATTctttcaatgtaagctgattgatcGACCAAAATTCCATTAATACAATGCTCGATCTACAGGCTgaaacaatattttgttttcccaaggtctttcatttcaaattcgcttttcagatattcagcagttttattgagctcttcaagggttccaactaggtttgtttataccatatttagggcctcatatttagacctcatataaatactcggggacttaaatgtaattatgtaataaatgaaggggcaaatatgtaattaggggaggagcccttattctataaaagggcctcctcaccctcacaaaccggAGGTCACTCCTggctagagcaaagctctcacactctctccctcacttctcagagaaatacaatataatcagtgtggacatagcccaaacattggggtgaaccacgatacatcttgtgtcatttacattacttgcatattcacggtcggatttacgttgtaccaataccatccggttttgtacatcaacaaggttcatatcatcgatgtatactgccactataacaaatccagtatttgatttcttaatgaacacacaagggtaGATGAAATTGTTGGCATATCCTTTTTTAATCAAAaactcactgagacgattataccacattcgcccaTATTGTTTCAGCCTATAcagtgatcgccttaatttgattgagagcatacctcgtggtttgttagttgcttcaggcaacttaaggccttctggaactttcatatatatttcactatctaattctccatatagatacgcggtgatgacatccataagtcgcatgtcaagtttttctgaaatcacTTATTAAGTAATGGaacgtaattgcgtccattacaggagaATATGTAtcttcataatcaattccaggtctttgtgaaaaaccttgtgcaacgagtcgtgctttatatcttgcaatctcgtttttgtcgtttgcgtttccttgtgaatacccatttgtaacctacgGGGTTCACACCAGGCGGGGTTTGGATTActgttccaaaaacacttcgtctttccaaggaatttaattctacctggattgcatctttccacttaggccaatcttgtctctgtctgcattcatcaacagaacgAGGCTCAATATTATCACTTAATATAATTTCAGTGGTTATTGCAAATGCAAACATGtcgtcgatgattatttcatttcgatcccacaattcattagtacatgcataatttatggatatttctttgccttcatgtacttctgtctcttcagggacaaGTGTCTtatcaaggacattttctttttctcgaagtacagaatcatgaattgtggatttatcattcattttcttttcttgaatatttcatttgggttcaaatgtgccctcatctttctctttcgaggggctgaatcttttgaacctgggggtttaccacgcttcaggcgtgtaCTGGATGAATCATTcactgccactttattttgtccaacagggacatcaattcttacaGGTACGTTtgtagctggtatatgtgactttgtcactttcgaagcatcattaaatgcatctggcattcgattagcaataccttgaagataaacgatcattttcacttcattttcacattgagtgcttcgtggatcaaaatgagataaggtgggaacaacccatgtcaactcttgccgttcttctggaacggtcatttctccccctaacgacgggaagactgtctcatcaaaatgacaatcagcaaaacgagctgtaaacataacaccagtcaaaggttccaaatatctaatgatagatgatgaatcaaaacccacataaattcccagtctgcGCTGATGTCTTAGTTTAGTTCGTTGTGGTAGTGCAATAGACACctaaacagcacaaccaaaaactcgtaaatgtgaaatattAGGTtgatgtccaaacacgagttgtgttgatgagtattggtggttggctataggtctcaGTCGAACCAATGATGTTAcatgtaagatggcatgtccccatgcatagattggcaattttgttttcatgagcagagtgcgggctattaattgaagccgcttgataaatgcctctgctaaaccattttgagtatagACATGAGGAACAagatgttcaacatcaatgccttgtgccatgcagtaatcatcaaaggtttgagacgtaaattcaccagcgttatcaagtcgaatggacttaatgggatgatctgggaactgtactcgcaacttaattatctgagaaataagtctcacaaaagctacatttcgagtagacaataggcaaacatgtgaccatcgggtatatgcatcaaccaaaaccataaaatatcgaaatggtccacaaggtggttgaataggtccacaaatatccccttgaattctttgcaaaaatgatggggattcattatcaacctttagttgtgatggtctaattaccaatttcccttgggaacaagctttgcaagggttatcatttgagacatcaatgtgtctgctcaataatggatgtccattatagttggtaatgattctacgcatcatggtagatcctggatgacctagacggtcatgccaaagcatgtaaacctttgaatccatgaacttctggttcatgacagcATATGTCTCAACtatctttatgtatgtataatacaatccactcgataaaccatgcaacttctccaatatacacttctgggtatcattggaggtaatgcataaatattccacattttctacacttttcgtttcaatgtggtatccatttagacgtatgtctttaaaactcaacaaattttgaATGGATCGAGTAACGTATAATGCATtctgtatggacaatattgttccatttggtaataTAATCTGGGTttttcctgagccttcaattacatctgattgccctgatattgttgttacctttacttttgcaagtaccaaattcaagaaatactttcgatctcgaagtattgaaTGCGTGGTTGCGCTATCTGCAAGACAAAAGTCTCTGTCATTGCTCTTGTTTTGAAAATAACTATAATTTTTATCCACGTTCTCTGAGTAAAGAAAaagcagtttattcatactggaatactacttttattgaattgaaaatgcgagcattaaaccacaagtacaaataacaagagtacaataaacataaataattcaattggacccataagcttcattccctctttcatTAATAAAGTTTGTAGCATCCAGGTGGGTTGTGTTTAACTGTCTTGATAAATTGGTCATTGGATCAGATGTTTCCATTGGTTGAGCCTGGTCGAAGAAATTGATCTtgacacccttctccttgaaAGAGACTTGATATCGATCCACCAGATGCTTTGGGGTGCGACAAGTACGCGCCCAATGTccgttgccaccacacctatggaaAGCTCCTTCAGGATTTCTAGGAGTGTTCATATGAGCTTTTTCTTTCTGGCATTTACATTTTTAAAGCTCGGGCATGGGTTATGCCTTGGAATctggttgtgaaactggacaccatggttcttgcctttcctGTTCCACCGGCCTCGCTTGTGGCCACGTCCTCTTTTGTAATTATTGCCACGAGAGGATATGGTATTCCCTTCAAGGGAAGCAGCATTCACTTTTGGGAACGGTGCTGATCCGGTCGGTCGGGACTAATGATTTTTCATCAGAAGCTCATTGTTTTGTTCAGCTACCAAAAGCACAGATATtagctggttgtattcagtgaagcctcgtgctctatactgctgctgcaggagcacgttagaggcatgaaatgtgctgaaagtcttttccagcaaATCTTCCTTAGTAATAGTATCCCCACATAGCTTCATCTTAGATGTAATTCTAAACAACGCAGAATTGTACTCTGCCACTTACTTGAAATCTaggatccttaggtgagtccattcatagcgagcttttggaagaatcaccattgtctggtgattgtatctgttTCTCAAGGCCTTCCAGATGgctaacggatcttcaaccgttaagtactcgTTCTTTAGTCCCTCATCAAAATGGCAACGAATAAAAATCATGGCTTTCGCTcgatcttgagaggatgagATGTTTTCATCCCTaatggtatctccaagattcgttgcttccagatggatcttggtatccaatacccaggtaaggtaattcttcccagtaatgtccagggcagcaaaatcaaactTTGCTaagtttgccattttcttttctgaaagaaaaatgagatgtgtaagaacttgcaataatatgtgttTAGGAAGaatatattgttagaacttctggttcttacaaattttttatctttaggacaaaatgataagtactcgaaacttcaggctcaagatttacatgattaatgagaagggcgattgtaccgcaccattctcatcgaAACAAGTATAGGATGGGCGATTATTTTGCACCACTTTAAACAacaggaaaatttaaatatgtagagcaaggtggacgattataccgcaccacctaaaattgcgataaaatttaaatatgcaaagcagggtggacaattataccgcaccacctcaaattgcgataaaatttaaatatgcaaagcagggtgggtgattattccacaccacctaaaattgcgataaaattaaatagcagacaaatttaaatatgcaggatagggtgggcgattataccactccacttaaaatttgcagtaaaattagatctgcagtccaagatagacgatgataccgcaccatcttggattgcataaaTAAACACTGGGTTAGTAGTCAAGAGTTACACCAaataagaaatcaaagatataagtaaTTGTTAGGTTGAGAATTAGAAGTAAGCATGGTGCAAACAATTCTTCGCAAGGGTATATCCAGCAATTGAGgcagaagaagacgaagaacagtaaaaaccttagaggaaacattttttttatgtttcggtgaagggaaatgagaaatgattagagagtcgtgctgataacgtgttataaataggcaaaagttagagaaatAACATTTGCCAAGAGCAATGACGAAGTggtgcaaaatatcacactatttagtttttttattaccACCACAAAAGTATTGCAAGTATTAGAAAATGAGGGATACTGAGAGTATTatatttcttccttttcttttcttgatatTCTCTAACTTTGAACAATcgaagtgctctatttatagaaccACTTCAATGGAAACTTACAAAGGGGTTACTATTTAGCATATGAGtctttactatacacatgtgggcaaacatacccactatttacaacattgtttaatttttttacattGTCAACACCCAAACAGAATTTTGAACAAACTAATACTCCAAATATGATCATCCAAGATTGCAAGAACACAATTAGAAAAGGCAAAATACCTCTTTTGACTTTTCGGCAACCCAAAATACCCGGAGATTTTCCGACCTTTTTTGTCTTCCTCACAATTTtacttcctttctctctctactaaAACATCCCAACTTTCCCACATCCAAAACCCCCCAATTTCTAATGTTTCAAATGGATTCGGTTGCCTTTGCAATTAGAGACAACCTCCCAAAAGTCCCCAAAAACTAATACCAAAACACGACAGGATGGCCTTGTTGAGTACGCCAACCCCTCTCCCTATACTCCTTGGCCTCCTGTCCATCCTCCTCTTCCACCCCATCACCACCACCTCCGGCATTCGCCTAGGCATCCTTCGCCGTCCCTCCCCTCACCTCCCTGTCTTCCGTGAAGCACCCGCCTTCCGAAACGGGGAGCAATGTGGCTCCGAAAACACGGATGCCATCCATGTTGCCATGACTCTAGATGCCAATTACATCCGCGGCACAATGGCTGCCGTGTTCTCCTTGTTGCAACACTCGACGTGCCCCGAAAACCTCTATTTTCACTTCCTCTCCGCGCGTATTGCACCGGAGTTCTTTTCCAGCATAAAGTCTACGTTCCCTTACTTGAACTTCAAGACATATGCCTTTGATTCGAACCGGGTTCGCTGGAAGATATCAAAATCTATAAGGCAAGCATTGGATCAGCCAATTAATTATGCTAGAATCTATCTTGCTGACATCCTTCCGACCGATATGAGGCGTGTTATATACTTGGACTCGGACCTCATTGTGGTGGACGACATTGCCAAGCTATGGAGCGTGGACATGGAAGACAAGGTGGTGGCTGCACCGGAATATTGCCGGGCAAATTTCTCACAGTATTTCACTGACGCATTTTGGTCTGACCCGGATTTGTCGAAGACATTCCAAGGAAGAAACCCGTGTTATTTCAACACAGGAGTGATGGTGGTGGATGTGGATAAATGGAGGAAAGGAGGGTATACACAGAAGGTTGAGGAGTGGATGGCGTTGCAAAAGCGAAAGAGGCTATACCATTTGGGGTCTTTGCCGCCCTTTCTGCTGGTTTTGGCCGGAAACATCAAGGGTGTGGATCACCGGTGGAACCAGCATGGGTTAGGAGGTGACAACTTTGAAGGAAGGTGTAGGAACCTCCACCCTGGTCCCATTAGTCTTCTGCACTGGAGCGGGAAGGGTAAGCCATGGTTGAGGTTGGACGCCCGGAAGCCATGCACCGTCGATCATCTCTGGGCACCGTACGATCTCTACCATTCGGCGAGACACTTTCTGGAAGAATAAAAGAGAAGAAAGTGAACCGCGAAGAGACAGAGAGCATGCAATGAAGGAGATAAAATGCAGACTCATGAACTATGCACATCATAACACAGCCCTTGAATGGCAATTGTATTCCGAGGAGGCAGACTTCGCGACGGGATCTCGGGTTCTCCTGCGAAGAAGCTGGGGCCTGGATGGTACTCTAGGCTAAATTTTGTTGCCAAAGAGTAGACCATCCAACTTGTAAATGGCCATTTGAAGGCTTCTTTGTATGGTTGGAAACCTGTATATTCTTGTATTTCAACTTTCAAGGAACAAATGTAAAGGAATGACAGttaaaagcaaaatcaattaaGGTCGTactcagtgcacaaggctcccgctttacgcagggtctgggagaggtgaatgtcggccagccttacccccattttatggagaggctgctcccaagtctcgaacccgaacGCATTGATTGACTTCTCACTTCCAACACTAAATAAAATTACACGAATGATCTATTCAGAAAATTCAATTTCCGAAAGCCATTCCATAACAAACCAGACCATAAACTTTTGCTACAGCAGCAGACGGGCATCTACCCAACGTATTCCACAAAATATAATCGCCCCAAGTAACCTGTTTAACAAATGAAAAGAAGCAATATGGATTGACAAGAGTACTCTAACTTTCACATTTAAACAACGAAATTGTTACCATTAGAAGAAACAAGAAACCGAGGAGAATTTTACTTTCATAGGTTATGAAGCCATCATTGGTCGAATACATGAACAGATATTTGTAGATTATCTGCAGCATTGCTTTGCTTACATATAATATACTTCTGCAAGTTCTATATCTGATGCGCACAATGATGTCGGCAAACATTTTCTAACAATTTTTCCGCAGCATGCACTGTCAGAGCTAAGAAAAGTATATCAAGCTTGAAGATA
Proteins encoded in this window:
- the LOC126595693 gene encoding probable galacturonosyltransferase-like 4 encodes the protein MALLSTPTPLPILLGLLSILLFHPITTTSGIRLGILRRPSPHLPVFREAPAFRNGEQCGSENTDAIHVAMTLDANYIRGTMAAVFSLLQHSTCPENLYFHFLSARIAPEFFSSIKSTFPYLNFKTYAFDSNRVRWKISKSIRQALDQPINYARIYLADILPTDMRRVIYLDSDLIVVDDIAKLWSVDMEDKVVAAPEYCRANFSQYFTDAFWSDPDLSKTFQGRNPCYFNTGVMVVDVDKWRKGGYTQKVEEWMALQKRKRLYHLGSLPPFLLVLAGNIKGVDHRWNQHGLGGDNFEGRCRNLHPGPISLLHWSGKGKPWLRLDARKPCTVDHLWAPYDLYHSARHFLEE